The following DNA comes from Magnetococcales bacterium.
CGATGCAGGCCATTTTGCCGTGCGCAACCTGATATTTGCCGCGATCGGAATCCTGGTGGCCATCCTCATCAGCCGGCTCTCCATGGAATCCATTCGTCAGTTGGGGCGCATCGGTTTTTGGATCTCCCTTCTGACACTGGCTGTCGTCTTGATTCCCGGCTTGGGAATTGAAGGAGGCGGTGCCCGGCGTTGGATCAATTTTCGGGTTTTCACCTTGCAACCCTCGGAACCCTTCAAGGTCATGCTTGTGCTGTTTGTGGCACATGTGCTGGAAACCGACCCCGGTCGTGTCCTGCGGCTGAAAGGGGGATTGTTGCCTCTGCTGATGCTGTTTGGCGTATCGGCTGCCCTGCTCATGTCCGAGCCGGACTTTGGTGCCACCCTGATCTCCGGCACGGTGGTGCTGGGCATGGTTTTTGTGGCCGGAATTCCTTTTGCCTGGATTGTTTTTCTGGTGGTTTCGGCCATTCCTGCTGCCGCCGCCGGCGTCATCATGGCCCCCTACCGGTTTCAACGGGTCATGTCATTCTGGGATCCATGGGACGATCCCCAGGATACCGATTTTCAACTGGTGCAATCCCTGCTCTCTTTCGGCAGCGGGGGCGTCAGCGGGACCGGCCTGGGCGAAGGCCGCCAGAAACAGTTCTACCTGCCTGAATCCCATACGGACTTTATTTTCTCCGTGATTGGCGAAGAGCTGGGCCTGTTTTGGGTCCTGTTGATCATAGCCCTGTTTGCCGTTCTGATCTGGCGCGCCTTTGCCATTGCCCGGGCTACACCGGATCCCTACGTTCGCCTGGGTGCTGCCGGACTGGGGATCTTGCTGGGCACCCAGTCCATTGCCAACATGGGGGTGGTGATGGGCCTGCTTCCCCCCAAGGGATTGACCTTACCCCTGGTGAGTTACGGGGGATCGTCCCTGATCATCACCATGAGCATCATTGGTTTGTTGCTGGCTTTTTCTCGCACCGTTCCCCCGTTGCACCATGCCAGCCGGGTGGGCCGGGAGTAGACGGGTGGATCGGGAGCAGGAGAGTCACATGGACGGTGCCGACAGGCCAGCCTCCCACATCAAGATGCCGCGTCTGTTGATTGCCGGCGGCGGAACCGGTGGACATCTGTTTCCGGCCATGGCCGTGGCCGATGCCTGGCAGGAGGTCACGGGGGGAGAGGTCCTCTTCGTAGGGACTCCCTGGGGTTTGGAAAGTCGGCTCCTGCCCCGGGAGGGACGCCGTCTGGCAACCTTGCGCGTGGGTCGCCTCAAGGGTGGTGGCATCTTGCGTCGCCTGCATACCCTGGCCGGTCTGGCCCCGGCCTTGTGGGGGGCATGGGCCATTTTGCGGGAGTTTCAACCCCATGTCGTTCTGGGGGTCGGAGGCTATGCCTCGGCCCCGGCTGTGGTCGCTGCCCGGCTTTTGGGACTGCCGGCCGTCCTGCATGAACAGAATGCCCTGCCCGGTCTCGCCAATCGATTGCTGGGACGGCTGGCCCACACCATCTGTGTGAGTTTTCCCCAGGCCGCTTCCCTGTTTCCTGGCCGAAAGGTCCTCTCCACCGGCAATCCGGTTCGTGGAAGTCTCGTGCAGGCGGCGGGGACGCCCAGAATTTCCTCGCCCGGAGACCCGTTGCAGGTGTTGATTTTTGGGGGCAGCCAGGGGGCACAAGTGTTCACGGACGTGGTCCCCGCCGCCCTGGCCGCCCTGGCGAAACCGGGAAATCATGTTCCGATCCGGGTACAACACCAGGTACGGGAAGCCGATGTCACCACGGTGGAAACCTTCTATCGCCAGGCAGGGATCCCCGCCATCTGTGCCCCCTTTTTTCAGGACATGGCCGGGGCTTATGCGGCTGCCGATCTGGTCATTGCCCGGGCCGGTGCCACCACGCTGGCCGAACTGATGATCATGGGAAAACCGGCACTGTTGATACCCTATCCCTTCGCCGCCGATGATCACCAGACAGCCAATGCCCGGGCACTGGTGGAGGCCGGCGGTGCCTGGATGCAAACCCAGACCGGGTTCACCGTTTCCTGGCTGACAGAATTTTTGCAGCAGCGCCTGGCGGATCGGCAAGGGTTGGAACAAGTCGGAAAACGGGCCGGTTCCCTGGCCAATCCCCATGCCGCCCGCCAGATTGTGGCCATCCTGACGGCTCTGGCACGCTCACAAAATCATTAAGAGGCTGTCCAATAACTTGTCAATTTCAAAAAACAAATGAAAAACTGGGATGGAGGTCCAGGAGGAAGGGCTGTGCCCTTTCTCCTGGCGGGGTTTGGGGCGGAGCCCCAATAAAATCTTTCTTTCCAATCTGTTTTTTTGGAAAGTTAATGGGCAGCCTCTAAATGCTTTTCAACTCTTTTACTTTCGTTTTCGAATTTCTTCCCCTGACCCTGCTCATCTTTCACGGCATGGGTCGCAATTTTGGGCGACAGCCGGCTTTCATCGCCTTGTTTCTTTGTTCTGTTTTTTTTTACGGCTGGCGGTTGCCGCAATATATTCCGATCCTGATTTTTACCATTTGTTTCACTTGGTTTACCGCCGCCATGATGATTCGACACCACTCTTTGCGACATCAGTTGCTGTGGATGGGCGTGGCCGGCAACCTGTCACTTTTGATCTTTTTCAAATACACCAACTTTATTCTCGACAATCTTGCTTTTGCAGTTCCGATTGAATTTCGGGTTCCCTACGTTCTGCCACCAGGAATTTCATTTTTCGTCTTTCAAAAAATTGCCTACCTGGTGGATGTGGCCCGGCAGGATGATGTTCATGAGACCAATTTTTGGAATTTTGGGCTTTTCGTGGCTTTTTTCCCCCAGTTGGTGGCCGGTCCCATCGTTCATTACGGGGAGATCATGCCTCAGTTTTACCAGCCCAGAAAATTTCCTGATTTCAATCACATTACAGTTGGATTGATCATTTTCATCCTTGGTTTGTTCAAAAAACTGATTGTGGCCGACTCATTGGCCGAAGTGGCGGATCCCATCTTTGCCCTGGTGGACCGTGGCGGACCGGATCCAGGCTTTCTGCTCTCCTGGACCGGAGCCTTGGCCTTTACATTTCAGCTTTACTTTGACTTCAGTGGTTATAGTGACATGGCCATCGGGCTGGCACTCTGCTTTTCAATTCGCCTGCCGCTCAATTTTTGGTCACCCTATAAAGCACGGAACATCATTGAATTCTGGAAATGCTGGCACGTGACCTTGTCGCGTTTTTTGCAGAATTATCTTTACATTCCCCTGGGCGGCAACCGGCATGGCCCATGGCGACGTTATCGCAATCTCATGCTGACCATGCTGTTGGGCGGCTTATGGCATGGTGCTGGCTGGAATTTTGTCTTTTGGGGATTTCTGCATGGCCTCTACTTGACAATCAATCATGGTTGGCGTCACTGGCGCGGGTCGCGGGTTGAATTTCGGTTCGGCGGGCATGTTTCCCGTCTACTCACCTTCCTGTGCGTGGTTGTGGCCTGGGTATTTTTCCGGGCCAAAACGTTCAGTGGTGCCAAAACGCTTCTGGGTGGCATGTTTTCCTGGCCGACGCTTTTTCCAGACAAGTTCAACGGCGTGGCCGCAGAAAATTTTTTACTGGCCATGGGGCAATCTTTTCCGGGTGGTGATCCAGGGCATCTGTGGTACCTGCCTGCCTTCATGGTGCTTCTCTATGGAATCACCCTCATGGCTCCCAATACCATGCAGATTTTGGGTTGGGAACGAACAGCATGGTCACTCGACACGACCCGGTTTCTGGAAATACCTCCTGTCAGGAACATGTTGACACCTGCACGGAAATTGATTTTGATGATCGTTTCCCTGCTGGTCGGTATGCAACTCTACAGGCCCCAGGTCTTTCTCTATTTTCAATTTTAGAGGCTGTCTAATAATTTGTTCATTTCAATAAAAACGAATGAAAAACTGGGATGGAGGTCCAGGAGGAAGGGCTGTGCCCTTCCTCTTGGCGGGGTTTGGGGCTTAAGCCCCAATAAAATCTTTCTTTCCATTTTTTTTTTGTAACTGTTCAGCCACTCCCGTTAAAAAACGTTTGAAAAACTGGGTTGGAGGTCTGTTCTGAATGTTTACGATGATTCCAAATAACAGCAATATTCTGTCTCGTTATTTTGTTATTTATTATTTTTCGGGAAAATGCCATGGATGATTTGAATAGACGTTACGCTCTTCTTTGGATAAAATATATTTATCTTGGCATCCTGGGAGGGTATTTGTTGGGAATACCTCTGCACTGGTTTGGTGTGGACATTTCCACCTTGTCGGGAATGCGTCACAATCAGAGTATTTATCATACAACAGAAAATCAATATGAATGGCTCATGGCACCCCGTCGGCAAGGGGGCTGGCGTCCCATACAAACCCCTGCCGCAGGCATGATCGAAGACCGACAGTACTATTTTGACATGGATGGAATTCGCACCAATCTGAAGAACAGTACCCTCTTTTTTTTGGGTCACAGCCGCTGCCAGTTTGGTTTTTCCAGGGATGCCCTGGAAACGTTTTTTGCTGCCCATGGCATCAAATTTCACTTTCTCTGTTTTGGTTTGGCAGGAATTCACTGGCCTATGGAAATACTGGAAAAACAGGGTATTCAGCCCGGAATGCTGGTGTTGAACGTGGATCAGGGTTTCTTTGATTGGGACCCCCACACAAAACTGGACCTCGACAAAACCCCGGACAAAATCGAATCCTGGTGGCTCTACCGCATTTCTCTCTGGCAGTTGGATTTTTTCGACTGGATCAACGACCGGTTTTACCGTCATCTTTGGTCGGGGAAAAGATTGGCTCCCACCGGTCTGGTGTATGC
Coding sequences within:
- the ftsW gene encoding putative lipid II flippase FtsW, with amino-acid sequence MASDKKDFMSQLGQMDLWLAGTALTLVAIGQVMVYSASVPLAVRRFNDAGHFAVRNLIFAAIGILVAILISRLSMESIRQLGRIGFWISLLTLAVVLIPGLGIEGGGARRWINFRVFTLQPSEPFKVMLVLFVAHVLETDPGRVLRLKGGLLPLLMLFGVSAALLMSEPDFGATLISGTVVLGMVFVAGIPFAWIVFLVVSAIPAAAAGVIMAPYRFQRVMSFWDPWDDPQDTDFQLVQSLLSFGSGGVSGTGLGEGRQKQFYLPESHTDFIFSVIGEELGLFWVLLIIALFAVLIWRAFAIARATPDPYVRLGAAGLGILLGTQSIANMGVVMGLLPPKGLTLPLVSYGGSSLIITMSIIGLLLAFSRTVPPLHHASRVGRE
- the murG gene encoding undecaprenyldiphospho-muramoylpentapeptide beta-N-acetylglucosaminyltransferase, producing MDGADRPASHIKMPRLLIAGGGTGGHLFPAMAVADAWQEVTGGEVLFVGTPWGLESRLLPREGRRLATLRVGRLKGGGILRRLHTLAGLAPALWGAWAILREFQPHVVLGVGGYASAPAVVAARLLGLPAVLHEQNALPGLANRLLGRLAHTICVSFPQAASLFPGRKVLSTGNPVRGSLVQAAGTPRISSPGDPLQVLIFGGSQGAQVFTDVVPAALAALAKPGNHVPIRVQHQVREADVTTVETFYRQAGIPAICAPFFQDMAGAYAAADLVIARAGATTLAELMIMGKPALLIPYPFAADDHQTANARALVEAGGAWMQTQTGFTVSWLTEFLQQRLADRQGLEQVGKRAGSLANPHAARQIVAILTALARSQNH
- a CDS encoding MBOAT family protein, which produces MLFNSFTFVFEFLPLTLLIFHGMGRNFGRQPAFIALFLCSVFFYGWRLPQYIPILIFTICFTWFTAAMMIRHHSLRHQLLWMGVAGNLSLLIFFKYTNFILDNLAFAVPIEFRVPYVLPPGISFFVFQKIAYLVDVARQDDVHETNFWNFGLFVAFFPQLVAGPIVHYGEIMPQFYQPRKFPDFNHITVGLIIFILGLFKKLIVADSLAEVADPIFALVDRGGPDPGFLLSWTGALAFTFQLYFDFSGYSDMAIGLALCFSIRLPLNFWSPYKARNIIEFWKCWHVTLSRFLQNYLYIPLGGNRHGPWRRYRNLMLTMLLGGLWHGAGWNFVFWGFLHGLYLTINHGWRHWRGSRVEFRFGGHVSRLLTFLCVVVAWVFFRAKTFSGAKTLLGGMFSWPTLFPDKFNGVAAENFLLAMGQSFPGGDPGHLWYLPAFMVLLYGITLMAPNTMQILGWERTAWSLDTTRFLEIPPVRNMLTPARKLILMIVSLLVGMQLYRPQVFLYFQF